A region of Nerophis lumbriciformis linkage group LG26, RoL_Nlum_v2.1, whole genome shotgun sequence DNA encodes the following proteins:
- the LOC133624007 gene encoding uncharacterized protein produces the protein MTTEADGDHCGGSQADKLLAPLSDSEDTLNVNVNIESRMRTHTEEKPFGCSVCGKGFFKNSNLTRHMRTHTGEKPFSCSVCGKTFSVQSAMKSHQSIHTGEKTFGCSMCAKGFFVKSSLTKHMRIHTGENVYSCSDCGKRFCDKSTMQIHMRKHTGEKPFSCSDCGKRFSVKSSMQKHMRTHTGERPFSCSVCAKRFLVNSHLTLHMQTHTGEKPFKCSNCGKNFYGRSRMLTHMRTHTGEKPFRCSVCDKGFSVKGAMKSHMRTHTGEKPFSCSVCAKRFSVKNRVQMHMNTHTGEKPFSCSACEKRFSKKENMQRHMRTHTGEKPFICTVCAKRFSVKYKMQIHMNTHTGEQPFSCSVCEKRFSKRENVQRHMRTHSGEKPFSCSVCDKRFSAKHQVQFHMRTHAKEKNISVQCEIKDALLKVKCSYT, from the coding sequence atgacaacagaagctgatggagaccactgtggaggatcacaagcagacaagctcttagctccactatcagatagtgaggacacgtTAAACGTTAACGTAAATATAGAATCAcgcatgagaacgcacacagaaGAAAAACCCTTTGGTTGTTCAGTTTGcggaaaaggcttttttaaaaactcTAATTTGACTCGACATATGCGgacgcacacgggagaaaaacccttcagctgttcagtttgcggtaaaaCATTCTCTGTCCAAAGTGCAATGAAATCCCACCAGAGCATACACACGGGTGAAAAAACATTTGGTTGTTCAATGTGTGCAAAAGGCTTTTTTGTCAAATCTagtttgactaaacacatgaggaTACACACAGGAGAAAATGTGTATAGTTGTTCAGATTGTGGCAAAAGATTCTGTGACAAAAGTACAATGCAAAtacacatgagaaaacacacagGGGAAAAACCTTTTAGCTGCTCTGATTGTGGTAAAAGATTCTCCGTCAAATCCTCAATGCaaaaacacatgagaacgcacacaggagaaagacCTTTTAGCTGTTCCGTCTGCGCAAAACGCTTTCTTGTAAACTCTCATTTGACTCTCCACATGCagacgcacacaggagaaaaacctttcaagtGCTCAAACTGTGGCAAAAATTTCTATGGGAGATCTAGAATGCTgacacacatgagaacgcacacaggagaaaaacctttccgCTGTTCAGTGTGCGATAAAGGGTTCTCTGTCAAGGGTGCAATGAAGTCACATATGAggacgcacacaggagaaaaacctttcagctgTTCAGTGTGCGCCAAAAGATTCTCTGTCAAAAATAGAGTGCAAATGCACATGAacacgcacacaggagaaaaaccattcagtTGTTCAGCGTGTGAGAAAAGGTTCTCTAAAAAAGAGAACAtgcaaagacacatgagaacacacacgggagaaaaaccctttATTTGTACAGTGTGCGCTAAAAGATTCTCTGTCAAATATAAAATGCAAATACACATGAACACGCACACAGGGGAGCAACCATTCAGTTGTTCAGTGTGCGAGAAAAGATTCTCCAAAAGGGAGAACGtgcaaagacacatgagaacacactcaggagaaaaacctttcagttgttcgGTGTGTGATAAAAGATTTTCCGCCAAACATCAAGTGCAATTTCATATGAGGACACACGCAaaggagaaaaacatttcagttcagTGTGAGATAAAAGACGCTCTGCTCAAAGTAAAATGCAgttacacatga